The following are from one region of the Phycisphaerae bacterium genome:
- a CDS encoding pyridoxal phosphate-dependent aminotransferase, whose amino-acid sequence MSITQASRRTAPVSRRAREMPPFLVMEVLERAAELEVQGRSVIHLEVGEPDFDTPSAAVEAAERALRDGATHYTHSLGRSELRQAIAEWYGKRYDVEISPSRVVVTMGSSGAMLLVFAALLDPGSEVLLTDPHYACYPNFVTAFDGVPVRVPVREEDGFQWDIAQAEARLTPQARALVINSPANPMGTLTTPRRMGELADAFGSRLAIVSDEIYHGLTYGPPARSMLEFDSDTIVVSGFSKLFAMTGWRLGYAILPQPLVRPVQKLQQNLFISPPDFPQLAALAALRNAESDVERMRQEYDGRRRLMLDRLAAMGLTTATEPKGAFYVFLNVRRFTDDVRSFAFQLLEETGVAVTPGVDFGPGGEGYLRLSYANSVDNITEGMNRLAGFLGQLEKGPVS is encoded by the coding sequence ATGAGTATTACGCAGGCATCACGCCGCACGGCGCCGGTAAGTCGGCGTGCACGGGAAATGCCGCCGTTTCTGGTCATGGAGGTCCTGGAACGCGCGGCCGAGCTGGAAGTGCAGGGCCGATCGGTCATTCACCTCGAGGTGGGCGAGCCGGATTTCGATACGCCGTCCGCCGCAGTGGAGGCTGCGGAACGTGCCCTTCGCGACGGGGCGACCCACTATACACACTCGCTGGGACGGTCGGAATTGCGCCAGGCCATCGCCGAGTGGTACGGCAAGCGTTACGACGTGGAGATCTCACCGTCCCGCGTAGTGGTTACGATGGGAAGTTCCGGAGCGATGCTGCTCGTGTTCGCGGCGCTGCTCGATCCGGGTAGCGAGGTGCTGCTCACCGATCCACATTACGCCTGCTATCCGAATTTCGTTACGGCGTTCGACGGTGTACCCGTTCGTGTCCCCGTGCGCGAGGAGGACGGATTCCAGTGGGATATTGCGCAAGCCGAGGCTCGGCTGACGCCCCAGGCGCGTGCCCTTGTGATCAACTCTCCCGCCAACCCCATGGGGACCCTCACCACGCCGCGACGTATGGGCGAGCTCGCCGATGCGTTTGGTTCACGCCTCGCGATTGTCTCGGATGAGATCTACCACGGGTTGACGTACGGCCCCCCCGCCCGGTCCATGCTCGAGTTCGACTCCGACACAATTGTTGTCAGTGGCTTCTCGAAGCTGTTCGCAATGACGGGCTGGCGACTGGGCTACGCCATTCTCCCCCAGCCGCTGGTTCGCCCCGTGCAGAAGCTTCAGCAGAATTTGTTCATCTCCCCGCCGGATTTTCCGCAGTTGGCGGCCTTGGCCGCGCTGCGCAACGCGGAGAGCGACGTTGAGCGGATGCGGCAGGAATACGACGGTCGGCGCCGTCTCATGCTCGACCGCCTTGCGGCCATGGGGCTCACCACGGCGACCGAACCAAAGGGGGCCTTTTATGTGTTCCTCAACGTACGTCGATTCACGGACGATGTGCGTTCCTTCGCTTTTCAGCTCCTGGAAGAAACGGGTGTCGCAGTGACGCCCGGCGTGGATTTCGGTCCGGGAGGAGAAGGCTATCTGCGGTTGTCGTATGCCAACTCTGTTGACAACATTACCGAGGGGATGAACCGGCTGGCGGGTTTTCTGGGTCAGCTCGAGAAAGGCCCGGTAAGCTGA
- a CDS encoding MBL fold metallo-hydrolase — translation MIQIGRYEIRSVVNGWIRLDGGAMFGVVPKVLWEESADVDDQNRILLATRSLIAINRQDRRTIVVDTGCGSKWAATKAERYGIRSEPDALVRALAESGLTTGDVTDVVVSHLHFDHNGGLTRWYDEPGERTELSFPNAAHWIHCRHWEHAQSPHIKDRASFLREDWSGFAEAGVLRLLEGDNPESTIPGVRWILSSGHTPFQIHPYFEGGGGGGSLLFTGDIIPTIAHLRQSWVMAYDMLPMTTIEEKGRFSSAAIRDRTWLAFPHDPRFGAVRIDGRPERPIVSETLEA, via the coding sequence ATGATCCAAATCGGTCGCTACGAAATCCGCTCGGTGGTCAACGGCTGGATCCGCCTGGACGGCGGCGCCATGTTCGGAGTGGTGCCCAAAGTCCTCTGGGAAGAGTCTGCCGATGTCGATGACCAGAATCGCATCCTCCTCGCCACGCGCTCGCTGATCGCCATCAATCGCCAAGACCGACGCACAATTGTCGTGGACACCGGTTGCGGCTCAAAATGGGCGGCCACCAAGGCCGAGCGATACGGCATCCGCTCCGAACCGGATGCGCTCGTCAGGGCGCTGGCCGAATCGGGACTTACCACCGGCGACGTTACCGATGTCGTCGTCAGCCACTTGCATTTCGACCACAACGGCGGGCTCACGCGTTGGTACGACGAGCCCGGCGAGCGGACCGAGCTCTCCTTCCCCAATGCCGCCCACTGGATTCACTGCCGACACTGGGAACATGCCCAGTCGCCCCATATCAAGGACCGGGCCTCATTTCTTCGGGAAGATTGGTCGGGGTTCGCCGAGGCGGGCGTCCTGCGGCTCCTCGAAGGCGACAATCCCGAATCGACCATCCCGGGTGTTCGCTGGATCCTCTCCAGCGGACACACGCCCTTTCAGATTCACCCGTACTTCGAAGGCGGAGGCGGAGGCGGGAGCCTGCTCTTTACCGGCGATATCATACCCACGATTGCGCATTTGCGCCAGTCGTGGGTCATGGCCTACGACATGCTGCCCATGACCACGATCGAAGAAAAGGGTCGATTCAGCAGCGCGGCCATCCGGGATCGGACCTGGCTGGCGTTTCCCCACGACCCCCGATTCGGCGCAGTCCGCATCGACGGTCGCCCCGAAAGGCCCATCGTCAGCGAGACGCTGGAAGCCTGA